The following are from one region of the Salinirussus salinus genome:
- a CDS encoding universal stress protein has product MVERVLVPVDGSEQGLEATEFVVEEFPEATMVLIHVIDPARETSYPSATLPSFSEEWYEREKARAEELFEEVEEAVGEDVAIERVTEVGKPTDVIVDFAGDEDNAIDHVVMGSHGRKGVSRLLLGSVAETVIRRSPVPVTVVR; this is encoded by the coding sequence ATGGTAGAGCGCGTGCTCGTTCCAGTGGACGGCTCGGAGCAAGGGCTGGAGGCGACGGAGTTCGTCGTCGAGGAGTTCCCGGAGGCGACGATGGTTCTGATCCACGTCATCGACCCCGCCAGGGAGACGAGCTACCCTAGCGCCACCCTGCCGAGTTTCTCGGAGGAGTGGTACGAACGCGAGAAGGCGCGAGCCGAGGAGCTGTTCGAGGAGGTCGAGGAGGCGGTCGGGGAAGACGTCGCCATCGAGCGAGTCACCGAGGTCGGCAAACCCACGGACGTCATCGTCGACTTCGCCGGCGACGAGGACAACGCCATCGACCACGTCGTGATGGGTAGCCACGGCCGGAAGGGGGTCTCGCGGCTCCTGCTGGGCAGTGTCGCGGAGACAGTCATCCGGCGCTCGCCGGTCCCCGTGACCGTGGTGCGCTAG
- a CDS encoding NUDIX domain-containing protein, with amino-acid sequence MTATPPPVGTLEPLTDLDRLRDRDDVPFHREEDTVPGTVVDDVADLPDLASVGIRNDRDEVLLRRLTDTCRWKLPTASVAPGEDFVAAAREHVPETLGLRVDLTLAGVWEVHLTATDGDRTATRAFAVFEGPPVDGAYEVDTAAATDPVEEAGWFAELPEDADEIPGTHRFLY; translated from the coding sequence ATGACAGCTACTCCCCCTCCCGTCGGCACGCTCGAACCGCTCACCGACCTCGACCGGCTCCGCGACCGCGACGACGTCCCGTTCCACCGCGAGGAGGACACCGTCCCCGGGACGGTCGTCGACGACGTGGCCGACCTACCCGACCTCGCCTCCGTCGGGATCAGAAACGACCGCGACGAGGTGCTCCTCCGGCGGCTGACCGACACCTGCCGCTGGAAACTCCCGACGGCGTCGGTCGCACCCGGGGAGGACTTCGTCGCGGCGGCCCGCGAGCACGTCCCCGAGACGCTCGGCCTCCGGGTCGACCTGACGCTCGCCGGCGTCTGGGAGGTCCACCTGACCGCCACCGACGGCGACCGGACGGCCACGCGGGCCTTCGCCGTCTTCGAGGGCCCGCCGGTCGACGGAGCGTACGAGGTCGACACCGCGGCGGCGACCGACCCCGTCGAGGAGGCCGGCTGGTTCGCCGAACTCCCCGAGGACGCCGACGAGATCCCCGGTACCCACCGGTTTCTGTACTAG
- a CDS encoding KaiC domain-containing protein produces the protein MSGDEDWFERALREADEPDGADGEDEDENGEGPPGTPGAAEAGETGAESDGVPFDGDSFDGDNDTPFDDDPFGEAGGEDPFDDAVSFGDAGSESLFDDDFETAFGGSGETDFAEEDFESDVPRIDLGIEGLDDMILGGVPERHLIVCIGGAGSGKTTFGLQFLHHGLQNGEQGVFITLEQSYEDIMDTANGRGWEFDRYEREGALAVVDLDPVEMANSLDNIRGELPELVEDFGADRLVLDSVSLLEMMYDDVARRRTEVFDFTRSLKEAGVTTFLTSEASEDNEYASRHGIIEYLTDAVLFLQYIRGESQETRLAVEIQKIRNANHSRERKPYEITAEGISVYQQANIF, from the coding sequence ATGAGCGGGGACGAGGACTGGTTCGAGCGGGCCCTCCGGGAGGCGGACGAGCCCGATGGAGCGGACGGCGAGGACGAAGACGAGAACGGGGAGGGACCGCCCGGAACGCCGGGCGCGGCCGAGGCCGGTGAGACGGGCGCCGAGTCCGACGGCGTCCCCTTCGACGGCGACTCCTTCGACGGCGACAACGACACCCCCTTTGACGACGACCCCTTCGGCGAGGCGGGCGGTGAGGACCCCTTCGACGACGCCGTCTCCTTCGGCGACGCAGGGAGCGAGAGCCTCTTCGACGACGATTTCGAGACTGCCTTCGGGGGCAGCGGCGAGACCGACTTCGCCGAGGAGGACTTCGAGTCCGACGTTCCACGCATCGACCTCGGGATCGAGGGGCTGGACGACATGATCCTCGGCGGAGTCCCCGAACGTCACCTGATCGTCTGTATCGGCGGGGCCGGCAGCGGCAAGACCACCTTCGGGCTGCAGTTTCTCCACCACGGGCTGCAGAACGGGGAACAGGGCGTCTTCATCACGCTCGAACAGAGCTACGAGGACATCATGGACACCGCCAACGGCCGGGGCTGGGAGTTCGACCGCTACGAGCGCGAGGGCGCGCTGGCGGTCGTCGATCTTGACCCCGTCGAGATGGCAAACAGCCTCGACAACATCCGCGGGGAACTCCCCGAACTGGTCGAGGACTTCGGCGCCGACCGGCTCGTGCTCGACTCCGTCTCGCTGCTGGAGATGATGTACGACGACGTCGCCCGCCGGCGGACCGAGGTGTTCGACTTCACGCGGTCGCTGAAGGAGGCCGGCGTCACCACCTTCCTCACCAGCGAGGCCAGCGAGGACAACGAGTACGCCTCCCGTCACGGTATCATCGAGTACCTGACCGACGCGGTCCTCTTTCTCCAGTACATCCGCGGGGAGTCCCAGGAGACCCGGCTGGCGGTGGAGATCCAGAAGATCCGCAACGCCAACCACTCCCGCGAGCGCAAACCCTACGAGATCACCGCCGAGGGGATCTCCGTCTACCAGCAGGCCAACATCTTCTAG
- a CDS encoding response regulator transcription factor: MSESPQATVLVVDDEPEVADVYALRLETEYETRVAYGGEEALEAVDGDIDVVLLDRRMPTLSGDEVLGKLRERGYETRVIMLTAVDPGMDIIDMPFDDYLCKPVEKDDLTAAIGQQLRAKRYDARLSEYMEVTSKLALLEAELSTQEVSENEDLQELSRRADELKAQMDEALEGFEDIDTAFQEIGRHHS, encoded by the coding sequence GTGTCGGAGAGTCCCCAGGCGACCGTGCTCGTCGTCGACGACGAGCCCGAGGTGGCCGACGTGTACGCGCTCCGCCTCGAGACGGAGTACGAGACCCGCGTCGCCTACGGCGGGGAAGAGGCGCTGGAGGCCGTCGACGGGGACATCGACGTCGTCCTGCTCGACCGGCGGATGCCGACCCTCTCGGGCGACGAGGTCCTCGGGAAGCTCCGCGAGCGTGGCTACGAGACCCGGGTGATCATGCTCACGGCCGTCGACCCGGGGATGGACATCATCGACATGCCCTTCGACGACTACCTCTGCAAGCCCGTCGAGAAGGACGACCTGACGGCGGCCATCGGCCAGCAACTCCGCGCCAAGCGGTACGACGCCCGGCTCTCCGAGTACATGGAAGTGACCTCGAAGCTCGCGTTGCTGGAGGCGGAGCTGTCCACCCAGGAAGTCAGCGAGAACGAGGACCTGCAGGAGCTCTCCCGGCGGGCCGACGAGCTCAAAGCCCAGATGGACGAGGCGCTCGAGGGCTTCGAGGACATCGACACCGCCTTCCAGGAGATCGGCCGGCACCACAGCTGA
- a CDS encoding response regulator, giving the protein MAPSSQVVLVVDDETAVADTYALRLETLYETRVAYGGEEALEAVDGDVDAVLLDRRMPGMSGDEVLETLRERGYDGVVVMTTAVDPDLNILEMDFDDYLCKPVDRETIVETLEQHLGTPDTDDRLDEFFRVVSKLSVLKEEKTRAELEANAEFQRLQERADELAGELRERVDEFDDLMETHRSISRGSS; this is encoded by the coding sequence GTGGCACCGAGTAGTCAGGTCGTCCTGGTCGTCGACGACGAAACGGCCGTGGCGGACACCTACGCGCTCAGGCTGGAGACCCTGTACGAGACCCGCGTCGCCTACGGCGGGGAAGAGGCGCTGGAGGCCGTCGACGGGGACGTCGACGCCGTGTTGCTCGACCGCCGGATGCCGGGTATGTCCGGCGACGAGGTCCTCGAGACGCTCCGCGAACGCGGCTACGACGGTGTGGTCGTGATGACGACCGCGGTCGACCCGGACCTGAACATCCTGGAGATGGACTTCGACGACTACCTCTGCAAGCCCGTCGACCGGGAGACGATCGTGGAGACGCTGGAACAGCACCTCGGCACACCCGATACCGACGACCGCCTCGACGAGTTCTTCCGGGTCGTCTCGAAGCTCTCCGTGCTCAAAGAGGAGAAGACGCGGGCGGAACTCGAGGCGAACGCGGAGTTCCAGCGGCTCCAGGAGCGGGCCGACGAGCTCGCGGGGGAGCTCCGGGAGCGCGTCGACGAGTTCGACGACCTGATGGAGACCCACCGGTCGATCAGCCGCGGGTCGTCGTAG
- a CDS encoding winged helix-turn-helix transcriptional regulator yields MDDSDRDRLAVWCAGDEWCPITTTATLIGRKWHPVIVHRLLEGGPQGFNALKGSVDGISSKVLSDSLDDLEDAGLVERAIISEKPFRVEYSLTERGADLEPVVESMREWGERHLVPAEDRSSSVV; encoded by the coding sequence ATGGACGACAGCGACCGCGACCGGCTCGCAGTCTGGTGTGCGGGCGACGAGTGGTGCCCCATCACGACGACGGCGACGCTGATCGGCCGCAAGTGGCACCCGGTCATCGTCCACCGGCTGCTGGAGGGCGGGCCACAGGGGTTCAACGCGCTGAAAGGGTCCGTCGACGGCATCTCGAGCAAGGTGCTCTCCGATAGCCTCGACGACCTCGAGGATGCGGGGCTGGTCGAGCGGGCGATCATCTCCGAGAAGCCGTTCCGGGTGGAGTACTCGCTGACCGAGCGCGGCGCTGACCTCGAACCGGTGGTCGAATCGATGCGGGAGTGGGGCGAGCGCCACCTGGTGCCCGCCGAGGACCGGTCCTCTTCGGTCGTCTGA
- a CDS encoding DUF7331 family protein, which translates to MSEPDSQSPSEAPGNPPSADQRYAQLEVGDQVVIYDRQNHQAWVQSDAAVSTDSMA; encoded by the coding sequence GTGAGCGAACCAGACAGCCAGTCCCCCTCCGAGGCCCCCGGCAACCCGCCCTCTGCCGACCAGCGGTACGCACAGCTCGAAGTCGGCGACCAGGTGGTCATCTACGACCGGCAGAACCACCAGGCGTGGGTCCAGTCCGACGCCGCGGTCAGCACCGACTCGATGGCGTGA
- a CDS encoding COG1361 S-layer family protein has product MRHLRLFVAVTVVLSMAAVPAPAAADVTGEPDLSAVFTDNTVTPGEERQLQLQLINRGDVDEGSARNPQWTDRVTTARGLTVTVQDDDVPIDVRTGTQAVGSLPEGAASPLSIPVTVDDGASPGTYTVDVTVEYRYTSRIDDNDGDETERTVRRTLPVTLEVEDDASFDVVDVDSEVRAGATETVSLTVENGGSAAATDATLALESPNADLTVGDATSATRSVGTLEPGQRTTVDYEVTAAPSARSGNYALTLTAQYEADGVSRSSDPTTVSVAPDPQQEFGVMNATSAVAVGDTGSVTVQLRNDGPLAVDDAEVRLESTSGQLSFGGSASASRFVGSWAPNETRTVTYDLTATGEAEPREYTLSATVTYRDDEGDVATAPSRSLGVAPAPEQTFEVSNTSATLAVGQDGQLRGTVTNTGERPADSAVVVFTSESGTVTAIETESPVGNLGPGESANFAIPLEISSSAEPGPKQFSVAVQYRNADDEQRRSDGFDVRADVGPDTDTFGLDVTGASVPAGESTQLEVEVTNNGNEAYTDISAKLFAESPLSTGDDEAFIARLEPGESETVVFNVGAGGGALAKTYPLSMDFQYDDEDGDTLTSDTYRLPLQVTENSDDGGLPTLPLVVGLVVLVAVGVYAYRRFA; this is encoded by the coding sequence ATGAGACACCTACGCCTGTTCGTCGCGGTGACGGTCGTCCTGTCGATGGCTGCCGTCCCCGCCCCGGCCGCTGCCGACGTGACCGGTGAGCCGGACCTGAGTGCCGTCTTCACCGACAACACCGTCACCCCCGGCGAGGAGAGACAGCTGCAGCTACAGCTGATCAACCGCGGCGACGTCGACGAAGGGTCGGCCCGGAACCCGCAGTGGACCGACCGGGTCACGACCGCGCGCGGGCTGACCGTCACCGTCCAGGACGACGACGTCCCCATCGACGTCAGGACCGGGACGCAGGCCGTCGGCTCGCTGCCCGAGGGAGCGGCCTCGCCGCTGTCGATCCCCGTCACCGTCGACGACGGCGCCAGCCCGGGGACCTACACCGTGGACGTGACCGTCGAGTACCGGTACACGAGCCGGATCGACGACAACGACGGCGACGAGACCGAGCGGACCGTCCGCCGGACGCTCCCCGTCACCCTCGAAGTCGAAGACGACGCCTCGTTCGACGTGGTCGACGTCGACTCGGAGGTCCGGGCGGGCGCGACGGAGACGGTCTCGCTGACCGTCGAGAACGGCGGCTCGGCGGCGGCGACCGACGCGACGCTCGCACTGGAGTCACCCAACGCCGACCTGACCGTCGGCGACGCGACCTCGGCGACGCGGTCGGTCGGGACGCTCGAACCCGGGCAGCGGACCACGGTCGACTACGAGGTGACCGCCGCGCCCTCGGCCCGCAGCGGGAACTACGCCCTGACGCTGACCGCACAGTACGAGGCCGACGGCGTGAGCAGGAGTTCGGACCCCACGACAGTCAGCGTCGCGCCCGACCCACAGCAGGAGTTCGGCGTAATGAACGCGACCAGCGCCGTGGCGGTCGGCGATACCGGGTCGGTGACAGTCCAGTTGCGTAACGACGGGCCCCTCGCGGTCGACGACGCCGAGGTCCGGCTGGAGTCGACGAGCGGGCAGCTCTCCTTCGGCGGGAGCGCGAGCGCCAGCCGCTTTGTCGGCTCGTGGGCCCCCAACGAGACCCGGACGGTGACCTACGACCTCACGGCGACCGGGGAGGCCGAACCCCGGGAGTACACGCTGTCGGCGACGGTCACCTACCGCGACGACGAGGGCGACGTCGCAACCGCCCCGAGCAGGTCGCTGGGTGTCGCCCCCGCTCCCGAGCAGACCTTCGAGGTGTCGAACACCTCGGCGACGCTCGCGGTCGGCCAGGACGGTCAGCTGCGCGGGACCGTCACCAACACCGGCGAGCGCCCGGCCGACAGCGCCGTCGTGGTCTTCACGAGCGAATCCGGGACGGTGACCGCCATCGAGACCGAGTCGCCGGTCGGGAACCTCGGCCCCGGCGAGTCGGCGAACTTCGCGATCCCGCTTGAGATCTCGAGCAGCGCCGAGCCCGGCCCCAAGCAGTTCTCGGTCGCGGTGCAGTACCGCAACGCCGACGACGAGCAGCGCCGGAGCGACGGCTTCGACGTCCGCGCCGACGTGGGGCCGGACACCGACACCTTCGGGCTCGACGTGACGGGCGCGTCGGTCCCCGCCGGCGAGTCGACGCAACTGGAGGTCGAGGTGACCAACAACGGCAACGAGGCGTACACCGACATCTCGGCGAAGCTGTTCGCCGAATCCCCTCTCTCGACCGGTGACGACGAGGCCTTCATCGCCCGGCTCGAACCCGGAGAGTCCGAGACCGTGGTCTTCAACGTCGGCGCCGGCGGCGGGGCGCTCGCCAAGACCTACCCGCTGTCGATGGACTTCCAGTACGACGACGAGGACGGCGACACCCTCACCTCCGACACGTACCGGCTCCCCCTGCAGGTGACCGAGAACTCCGACGACGGGGGGCTGCCGACCCTCCCGCTCGTGGTCGGGCTCGTCGTGCTCGTCGCCGTCGGGGTGTACGCCTACCGCAGGTTCGCCTGA
- a CDS encoding efflux RND transporter permease subunit produces the protein MDHQPLVDWADDRIVNQSGRVVLVFLLLTGVFAFGLGNISTEAGTSQFTTGLPSEQALEDVNREFSPTFSPDTGSTQLIQQEQNVLAKPALLRMLRLQERVEDRGEFRVTGTGSAAQQVARQLDPTAGTLEEQVTAVERASPTQIDRAVRELSDQGSFTNVLSTDFNARAASAGATIGTVSHEVPAGLSAGAGQGGSSPLTPIQQRIDRMAGASVTVFGSGILADEFSTVITDSLLIVVPAAVLFIFLFLVFAYRDLMDLLLGLGALLMAIIWTFGFMGLAGIPFSQLLIAVPPLLLAVGIDFGIHAINRYREELALGADIGPAMRTTTDQLLVAFFIVTGTTVIGFAANFVSDLPPVQDFGLVASVGIVFTFLIFGVFLPAAKVKLDRARQRYPIPTFSRSPLGSEGSLLSSVLRVGVVVGKRAPAIFLALMLLLSVGAGVYATGVDTSFAQEDFLPPEDVPEVLYELPEPFRPGSYSVTGTLNLLEDRFAAAQQSSATVFIEAPMTRDSSLESIQRAGQNPPDSFVSANREAEYQSVITVIRSQAARDPEFRQLVDRNDPDGDGVPEDNLGEVYDALLDSPARSQALSYLTEDYRSTRVVYSIEADASQSATERDARQVADRYRASATPTGQTIVFQAVSDLILASAVTSLAVALVGAALFLVFIYAVLEGYGSLGIANLIPILVTVVAVAASMRALEIPFNAITATILAITIGLGIDYSVHVTHRFADERAERELVPALDRTVRGTGGALLGSMLTTVFGIGVLALALFPAIGQFGVLTGLSIFYAFIASVVVLPSALVVWDQFVNGDGGLAPLFGVGSQPWRDAGEFRVAEPEE, from the coding sequence ATCGACCACCAGCCGCTGGTCGACTGGGCCGACGACCGCATCGTCAACCAGTCCGGTCGGGTCGTGCTCGTCTTCCTGCTTCTCACCGGCGTGTTCGCGTTCGGTCTTGGCAACATCTCCACCGAAGCCGGCACCAGCCAGTTCACCACGGGTCTCCCCTCCGAGCAAGCCCTGGAGGACGTCAACCGCGAGTTCTCGCCGACGTTCTCCCCCGACACCGGCAGCACACAGCTGATCCAGCAGGAGCAAAACGTCCTCGCCAAGCCCGCACTGCTCCGGATGCTCCGCCTCCAGGAGCGGGTCGAGGACCGCGGGGAGTTCCGCGTGACCGGGACCGGCAGCGCCGCACAGCAGGTCGCCCGGCAGCTCGACCCGACAGCGGGGACCCTCGAGGAGCAGGTCACCGCCGTCGAGCGAGCCAGCCCGACCCAGATCGACCGCGCGGTCCGCGAGCTGTCCGACCAGGGGTCGTTCACAAACGTCCTGAGCACGGACTTCAACGCGCGGGCAGCCAGCGCGGGCGCGACGATCGGGACGGTCTCCCACGAGGTGCCCGCGGGGCTGTCGGCCGGCGCCGGTCAGGGCGGGTCGAGCCCGCTGACCCCGATCCAGCAGCGCATCGACCGGATGGCCGGCGCCTCCGTCACCGTCTTCGGCTCCGGGATCCTCGCCGACGAGTTCTCCACGGTGATCACGGACTCGCTGCTCATCGTCGTCCCCGCCGCGGTGCTTTTCATCTTCCTGTTTCTGGTCTTCGCCTACCGCGACCTGATGGACCTGCTGCTCGGGCTGGGAGCGTTGCTGATGGCGATCATCTGGACGTTCGGGTTCATGGGCCTGGCCGGGATCCCCTTCTCACAGCTGCTGATCGCCGTCCCGCCGCTGTTGCTCGCCGTCGGGATCGACTTCGGCATCCACGCGATCAACCGCTACCGCGAGGAACTCGCGCTCGGGGCCGACATCGGACCCGCGATGCGGACCACCACCGACCAGCTACTCGTGGCCTTCTTCATCGTCACCGGGACGACCGTCATCGGCTTCGCCGCCAACTTCGTGAGCGACCTCCCCCCGGTACAGGACTTCGGGCTGGTCGCCTCCGTCGGTATCGTCTTCACGTTCCTGATCTTCGGGGTCTTCCTGCCCGCGGCGAAGGTCAAGCTCGACCGGGCTCGGCAGCGGTACCCGATCCCCACGTTCTCCCGGTCGCCGCTCGGCTCCGAGGGCTCGCTGCTCTCGTCGGTCCTCCGGGTCGGCGTGGTCGTCGGGAAGCGCGCGCCCGCTATCTTCCTGGCGCTCATGCTGTTGCTCTCGGTCGGTGCCGGCGTCTACGCCACCGGCGTCGACACCAGTTTCGCCCAGGAGGACTTCCTCCCGCCCGAGGATGTCCCCGAAGTGCTCTATGAGCTGCCCGAGCCGTTCCGGCCGGGCAGCTACAGCGTGACCGGGACGCTGAACCTCCTCGAGGACCGCTTCGCGGCCGCCCAGCAGTCCTCCGCGACGGTGTTCATCGAGGCGCCGATGACACGCGACTCCAGCCTGGAGTCTATCCAGCGGGCCGGACAGAACCCGCCGGACTCCTTCGTCTCCGCGAACCGGGAGGCGGAGTACCAGTCGGTCATCACGGTCATTCGGTCGCAGGCGGCCCGCGACCCCGAGTTCCGGCAGCTGGTCGACCGCAACGACCCCGACGGGGACGGGGTCCCCGAGGACAACCTCGGGGAGGTCTACGACGCCCTGCTCGACTCGCCGGCCCGGTCGCAGGCGCTGTCCTATCTCACGGAGGACTACCGCAGCACCCGGGTCGTCTACTCGATCGAGGCCGACGCCTCCCAGTCCGCGACCGAGCGCGACGCCCGACAGGTCGCCGACCGGTACCGCGCCTCGGCGACCCCCACCGGACAGACCATCGTCTTCCAGGCCGTCTCGGACCTGATCCTCGCCTCGGCGGTCACCAGCCTCGCCGTCGCGCTGGTCGGCGCGGCGCTGTTTCTGGTCTTCATCTACGCCGTGCTGGAGGGGTACGGCTCGCTCGGGATCGCCAACCTCATTCCGATCCTGGTGACCGTGGTCGCCGTCGCGGCCTCGATGCGCGCACTCGAGATCCCCTTCAACGCGATCACCGCCACCATCCTCGCGATCACCATCGGCCTGGGGATCGACTACTCGGTCCACGTCACCCACCGCTTCGCCGACGAGCGCGCCGAGCGGGAGCTGGTCCCGGCGCTCGACCGGACGGTCCGGGGGACCGGCGGCGCCCTGCTGGGGAGCATGCTCACCACGGTCTTCGGGATCGGCGTGCTCGCGCTCGCCCTGTTCCCCGCCATCGGCCAGTTCGGCGTCCTCACCGGCCTCTCGATCTTCTATGCGTTCATCGCCTCGGTGGTCGTCCTCCCCTCGGCGCTGGTGGTCTGGGACCAGTTCGTCAACGGCGACGGGGGTCTGGCGCCGCTGTTCGGGGTCGGCAGCCAGCCCTGGCGCGACGCCGGGGAGTTCCGGGTCGCCGAGCCCGAGGAGTGA
- a CDS encoding DEAD/DEAH box helicase — protein MDDTVEWLRERRADREQVRDHRVLAGRDARTRAVDLDSRLASALSARGVDDLYGHQADAVDAVRAGENAVLATPTASGKSLAYTIPAFERAMDHLGTTLYIAPQVALINDQAETLADLAGDLGFGSRVTVDRYTGRLSRAEKEAVRDRQPTVLLTTPDMLHYGILPHAHRLWDWFFQRLETVAVDEIHAYRGVFGSHVALLLRRLNRVCERFDADPQYVCCSATIGNPVEHAATVTGQPPDSYRLVDEDTSATGPTHWLCWNPPETDRGTGRRRSSHAEAKRLFVDLLSRGHQTVAFAASRQGVERYASESADALRDRGRDDLAASVAAYQAALPDERREAIEAGLRSGETRGAWSTSALELGVDVGGLDAVVLDGYPGTRMRTFQQAGRAGRGTDPSLVVLVAGEDQLDQYVMREPGTLFDEPTERAITNPENDQILPAHVRAAASENWLRPGDEAHFGTSFPDVVSELTDAGELGRRSTDEGIRWLYDGAGSPQQETSLRTADDRTVQLRTTGGDDVGSLGFADALRDAHPGAIYHHQGRTYEVVDLDLSHGVATLDRTWADYYTRPLHEKEITVERDLREGSFGAAPAVTVRFAEVTMRKRVTGYERREGGETLGRRALDLPETTLETRALYYALPPELETRLRGAGEFNGGIHAAEHAMIATFPLQFLCDRRDVGGLSTPVHPHTDRATVFVYDGHPGGVGLARAAFETVDDLAATTRKLVAACDCRAGCPACVQSPHCGNANDPLDKAVALELLETVAGTD, from the coding sequence GTGGACGACACCGTCGAGTGGCTCCGCGAGCGCCGCGCCGACCGCGAGCAGGTCAGAGACCACCGCGTGCTCGCGGGCCGGGACGCACGCACCCGCGCGGTCGACTTGGACTCCCGGCTGGCGTCGGCACTCTCCGCCCGGGGAGTCGACGACCTCTACGGCCACCAGGCCGACGCCGTCGACGCGGTGCGGGCCGGCGAGAACGCCGTCCTCGCGACGCCGACCGCGAGCGGCAAGAGCCTCGCGTACACGATTCCGGCGTTCGAGCGGGCGATGGACCACCTCGGGACGACGCTCTATATCGCGCCGCAGGTCGCGCTGATAAACGACCAGGCCGAGACTCTCGCCGACCTCGCTGGCGACCTCGGGTTCGGGTCGCGGGTCACCGTCGACCGCTACACCGGCCGGCTCTCCCGCGCGGAGAAGGAGGCCGTTCGCGACCGCCAGCCCACCGTGTTGCTGACGACGCCGGACATGCTCCACTACGGGATCCTGCCCCACGCTCACCGACTGTGGGACTGGTTCTTCCAGCGCCTGGAGACGGTCGCCGTCGACGAAATTCATGCCTACCGCGGCGTCTTCGGCAGCCACGTCGCGCTCCTGTTGCGCCGGCTCAACCGCGTCTGCGAGCGCTTCGACGCCGACCCGCAGTACGTCTGCTGTTCGGCGACCATCGGCAATCCCGTCGAGCACGCCGCGACCGTCACCGGCCAGCCGCCGGACAGTTACCGCCTCGTCGACGAGGACACGAGCGCCACGGGGCCGACCCACTGGCTGTGCTGGAACCCCCCCGAGACCGACCGCGGGACCGGCCGGCGCCGGTCGAGTCACGCCGAGGCGAAGCGGCTGTTCGTCGACCTCCTCTCCCGGGGCCACCAGACCGTCGCCTTCGCCGCCTCCCGGCAGGGCGTCGAGCGGTACGCCAGCGAATCTGCCGACGCCCTCCGGGACCGGGGTCGGGACGACCTCGCAGCCTCGGTGGCGGCCTACCAGGCCGCGCTGCCCGACGAGCGCCGGGAGGCCATCGAGGCCGGACTCCGGTCCGGGGAGACCCGCGGGGCCTGGTCGACCTCCGCGCTCGAACTCGGGGTCGACGTCGGCGGGCTCGACGCCGTCGTGCTGGACGGTTACCCCGGCACCCGGATGCGGACCTTCCAGCAGGCCGGCCGGGCCGGCCGGGGGACCGACCCCAGCCTCGTCGTCCTCGTGGCGGGCGAGGACCAGCTCGACCAGTACGTGATGCGCGAGCCGGGTACCCTGTTCGACGAGCCAACCGAGCGCGCCATCACCAACCCCGAAAACGACCAGATCCTCCCCGCACACGTCCGGGCGGCCGCCAGCGAGAACTGGCTGCGCCCCGGCGACGAGGCCCACTTCGGCACCTCCTTTCCCGATGTCGTTTCCGAGCTGACCGACGCGGGCGAGCTGGGTCGGCGCTCGACCGACGAGGGCATCCGGTGGCTCTACGACGGCGCCGGCAGCCCACAGCAGGAGACGAGCCTGCGGACCGCCGACGACCGGACGGTCCAGCTGCGGACGACCGGCGGCGACGACGTGGGGTCGCTGGGCTTTGCGGACGCCCTCCGGGACGCCCACCCGGGCGCCATCTACCACCACCAGGGCCGGACCTACGAGGTGGTCGACCTGGACCTCTCCCATGGCGTGGCGACGCTCGACCGCACCTGGGCCGACTACTACACCCGCCCGCTCCACGAGAAGGAGATCACGGTCGAGCGGGACCTGCGGGAGGGGAGCTTCGGGGCCGCGCCGGCGGTGACCGTCCGCTTCGCCGAGGTGACGATGCGCAAGCGGGTGACGGGCTACGAGCGCCGGGAGGGCGGGGAGACGCTCGGGCGACGGGCGCTCGACCTGCCGGAGACGACCCTGGAGACGCGGGCGCTGTACTACGCCCTGCCCCCGGAACTCGAGACCCGGCTGCGCGGGGCCGGGGAGTTCAACGGCGGGATCCACGCCGCCGAGCACGCCATGATCGCCACCTTCCCGCTGCAGTTTCTCTGTGACCGCCGGGACGTCGGCGGGCTCTCGACGCCGGTCCACCCGCACACAGACCGCGCGACGGTGTTCGTCTACGACGGCCACCCGGGGGGTGTGGGACTGGCCCGGGCGGCCTTCGAGACCGTCGACGACCTCGCCGCCACGACCCGGAAGCTGGTGGCTGCCTGCGACTGCCGGGCGGGGTGTCCGGCCTGCGTCCAGTCCCCTCACTGTGGCAACGCCAACGACCCGCTGGACAAGGCGGTGGCGCTGGAGCTGCTGGAGACCGTGGCCGGCACGGACTGA